The following are encoded in a window of Sminthopsis crassicaudata isolate SCR6 chromosome 5, ASM4859323v1, whole genome shotgun sequence genomic DNA:
- the LOC141545201 gene encoding olfactory receptor 2A5-like yields MWKNQTLITEFILLGFPVSPEIQIFLFVLFSLFYAVTLLGNGIILGLICLDSHLHIPMYYFLSHLAIVDMSYASNNVPKMLVNLLNRGRGISFAPCIMQMFLYIAFAGVECLILVVMSYDRYVAICHPLRYTVIMSWRLCITLTIISWALSFLLSLVHVILILRLPFCGPREVNHFFCEILSVLKLACADTRLNQLVIFATCVFVLVGPLCLILISYMHILYAILRIPSGEGRKKAFSTCSSHLCVVGLFYGSAIIMYMTPKTSHPEEQQKILSLFYSLFNPMLNPLIYSLRNAEVKGALRRVLGKKNQSQNM; encoded by the coding sequence ATGTGGAAAAATCAAACACTGATCACAGAATTTATCCTTCTGGGATTTCCTGTCAGTCCAGAAATACAGATATTCCTCTTTGTGCTCTTCTCCTTGTTTTATGCTGTCACTCTTCTGGGAAATGGCATCATCCTGGGACTCATCTGTCTGGACTCCCATCTCCATATTCCCATGTACTACTTCCTCTCACATCTGGCCATTGTCGACATGTCCTATGCCTCAAACAATGTACCCAAGATGCTTGTCAACTTACTGAATAGGGGCAGAGGCATCTCCTTTGCTCCCTGCATTAtgcaaatgtttttgtacatagcTTTTGCTGGTGTGGAATGTCTCATCTTGGTTGTGATGTCCTATGATCGTTATGTGGCAATCTGCCATCCCCTCAGATACACTGTCATCATGAGTTGGAGATTGTGCATTACTCTGACCATTATTTCCTGGGCATTGAGCTTCCTCCTTTCTCTGGTCCATGTGATTCTCATTTTGAGGCTGCCCTTCTGTGGACCCCGAGAAGTCAACCACTTCTTCTGTGAGATCCTGTCTGTGCTGAAGCTTGCTTGTGCTGATACTAGACTTAACCAGCTAGTTATCTTTGCAACCTGTGTGTTTGTCCTAGTTGGTCCTCTCTGCTTAATATTGATCTCTTACATGCACATTCTTTATGCCATCCTGAGGATTCCatctggggaaggaaggaagaaagcctTCTCTACCTGCTCCTCCCACCTCTGTGTAGTTGGGCTCTTCTATGGTAGTGCCATCATAATGTACATGACCCCCAAAACCAGCCATCCTGAGGAGCAGCAGAAAatcctctccttattttacagtctCTTTAACCCTATGTTGAATCCCTTGATCTATAGCCTAAGGAATGCAGAGGTGAAAGGTGCTCTGAGGAGAGTGTTGGGGAAGAAAAACCAATCCCAAAACATGTGA